ATGATCTTCTTACAGGTTTTTGCAGTTAATTCGGTCTCTGTAATTCACATCATGGCGTGTCCTGTGCGTGGTAAGTCATTGTTgcttatgtggtttttttttttttgttaaggttGCTTTCTGACATTTGCTAAATGTGACGAATTCCTGCATTCCTGCCATTCACTTCTACTGCACTGGTGTTGCTGGCCCCTCCATTGACCCGGCTgagtcccttagcaacagcaaattcatttttaatggaTTTGCACACGCCATTATCTGCAGTTGGGGAACTTACAcctttaaaaagatactgacggcagaaataaaaccttttttgcatgtatcataatattggctttgcatgctacttataattttgctataaagtatTGGCCTGGTGCgattacattacctgtctgactgcCTGTTtgatctatgagggggctgccatatttgtgcagcaggagtccgttaatGTTAGAAACTCTGTAAcggacagactgagatgggacagtgagGTTAGCAAAACAgttaggtttaggaactttaactaTTACTTAACAAAAACCAACCTCTcggcaaaaaaagaaattaacgtgacctataggttacttttttttatgtacattcttattttaaaaagtaggtttttttttagtgtccgtatcactttaaaggggtaagCTCTCCAACTGCAGATAATTGTGTGGCTCTGTTAAAAACGAGTTACTTACCAATTATAAAATGCATCTCGCAATAGAAGTAACAAAGCCCATTGTGTGTATCAGAATAAGGCAACAATTAGCAACACACAGGATACTATGCAAGCGGGGAGACCCTGCATGTTTATTGAGgcgtaacgtttcgggggcacgtcAGACACTTCATCAAAAACGCATGGGTCTCTCCGCTTGCATTGTGTCCTGTGTGCCAGTCATTTTTGCCTTGCGTTATATTAGAGGGGCTGTTCCCTTCTACTGTGCACCGGACCAGCGCACAAATAAGAGGCCAGGGTGTCCTGTGGGTCTTCCATTGGACTTTACCATTCACAATAAGGGTACACACAATGGGCTTGTGTTGCAGCTCTCGTTGGTCTGTGCCACATGTCCCTTTAAGCAGCAACGCTTTTATGTCTTGGGCAATATTGCagaatgctttaaaggggtggctcccctttaaggtaacttatgttctagaatggccaattctaagcaattggttttcattattttcatagtccagtcctttttttatttaaatcattgcatggttgctatgggaatttggaccctaacaaccagattgcttaaaatgcaaattgaagtgttgctgaataaaaagctaaactcaaaccttaaaaaatgaaaaccaattgcaaatactcttcaaatatcactctacatcaggggtccccaacctttttcacctgtgcgCAACATTGAGATGTAAAGAGTTGAAAATTTTTCCTGGGTTGTAtctggctattggtagcccctatgtggaccggcagcctacaggagactctgtctgGCAgttatctggtttttatacaaccaaaacttgcctccaagcctggaattcaaaaataaggccctgctttgaggccactgggagcaacatccaaggggttggagagtaacatgttgctcacgagctactggttggggatcactgctctacatcatacaaaaatgaacataaaggtgaacaaccccttttaaactACTTCCTATAAGTCATGGGGCACAAATCAGACTGCAAAATCCAACCACTAGACTCAAACACTCGGCAGATTTTGGCTCGTAATACAAAGTCTCTTGTTTCTTTGCCAAAATATGCCGAGTCTGTTTGCACCGAAGCAGAAACAAGGCTTCCAGACACGAGCAAACAAGAAAATTCGGCTAGCAGTCGGCAGCTGAAATCAACACTCGTATACTGGAAGGCTAGTGCCAGATATCAGCATAACGGGTTTCcctgaaataacaaataaaaggcTCTTTTCCTAATGGGGAAACAAGTGCACATAACTTGGTGTGTAGTGTTTTTGACTTTTTCTTACAGCAGTGAAAACTCACATTGGCAAGCCATCCCCAGCCTTTCAGGCCACCGCTTTGGTAAATGGAGAATTTAAAGAGATCCAGCTGTCGGACTATTTAGGTAAGGCACGTGCTGCGTTGATCCTGACCAGTGGCGTAAGTAttggttactgggccccacagaaaattatttgtaGGGCCCCCAAcctatccagaggttgtcctgttttaccaacatgtGTTGAAATTGCTCCTTTATTTGGCCACTATACCTCCTGGTCTCCCCTGCAGCCACAGTAGTTACCCCTCCCTGTAGTTACTCGCATTATTGCTTAAAAGTGATTTAGAAGAACCAATTATAAGATTCTTATGCAATGGTACCTGACGCCGAGTAAGCTCCACTCGTTTTACCCGACAGTATCCCCGGAGTGTTGGCGGCACTGTGGCGGTGTGGGGACTCTCTATCATGTTTTCTGGACGTGCCCTCTTATGGCACATTATTGGCAGGAAGTGCGGGACATGTTGGCTCTACTGTTTGGTACCGATATACAACGAAACCCACTCTCTTTTTTTGCTCGGATCTCCACTCCCTGGGCTTAAGAAACATAGCCAAAAATTAGCTAATTTGATTTTAACTGCCTCTAGACGGGTTATAGCCCGCAACTGGAAGAAGCTTCAACCTCCCACAGCAACCGAATTGAAAACAGCTATCCAGGACATACGACGAATGGAATATATGGCGGCCTTGCATGCCTCCCGCTTACCAATTTACGAGAAAGTTTGGTTTCCTTGGGACACTTTATATCCCCCGACGGCATGCTAACTTGTTCCCGGATAGGgacccttttatttattttttattttttcaattcacCCCCGAGCTCGgtcatttttgctgtttttatgatgttcctttattttccttctctttttcttctctttctctttctttcctccTACCTGTTGTTTCGGTTCTCCTTTTCCTCTCTGTATTCATGTACGGAATGCTGACACTGTTTGCAATTATCCCGAAGAGCTTTCCCTTTATTGGGAACAGGTACACCTAGGATGCATATGATTTCTTTTCATATTATGGATGCcatgcctttttattttatattattttttctgtatattgtgaaaTAATGTGCTGATCTGAGGTCTATACATGTCATTGCATAGATGTTGtacagatgaaaatgaaaactctatgttgaataaataaagagttataaaaaaaaaaaaaaagtgatttagaAGAAGGCCTGGCACCTTTTTATACAGTTGGACAAATGTGCCCTTATTAGCAAGCAGGCTGTTACAAGTGATGTACTACTCGGTGTATCACTCGATTCATTCATAGCAGCTGTTCTTTTCTCACTTGGCAGGTAAATACGTGGTTTTATTTTTCTACCCGTTGGACTTTACCTTTGTCTGCCCCACGGAGATCATTGCCTTCAGTAACCACGCTGAAGACTTCAAGAAGATCAACTGCCAGCTGATTGCCGTCTCTGTAGATTCCCAATTTACCCACCTTGCATGGTAAGTGCTGCCACTCCCAGCTTATCTTCTGAATACAGGGAGCACTGTTCTGTCGCTGATCAGAAACTCCTGCTTCTGTAAATTAACTGACTTGACAGTTTTCTGACACTAGCTTGGCTACATGAACTCTGTCTTGAATATTACTACTTAAACATCAATAAGTGGTTCCATTCGTTTTATCGTTTGCCAAGGTTCAGTGAAGCTTTTCTGATGGTTGCATGgcagttatttatatttatgctgcTGCCATCTTCATCTGCCAGGTACATTCTCAGGACTGAGTAACCTTAGTGGGGTGCCCGTGCCATATCTTCAACCATGTTGGTGGTCAGAAATGACcaccaggtggtgctgttgtaaactaaattaaattcattcatatgaaaggggtggttcacctttaaggtaacttttagtatgttatagaatggaccaattttaagcaacttttctattggttttgattttttttttttgaagttttataatttttttgcctttttctttgcagctttcaaatgggtgttgctgaccccttataaaaagcaaatgctctgtaaggctacacattttattgctactttttattactcatttttcttttcaggcctctcctattcatattccagtctcttattgaaatccatgcatggttgctagggtaattttaacCCCTAGCGACCgcactgctgaaattgcaaactggagagctgctaaataattcaaaaaccagaaataaaatatgaaaaccaattacaaagtgtctcagaatatcgctctacatcatactaaaagttaattcaaaggtaactAACCCCTTTAACCCCCCAACAAAGTAACTTTGCAAAAACACTCCATGCATAGAGGTCTCTAATCTGCACGAAGCATACCAGCTTATCTCTCCAGCACTGGGTTACACCCCCACCCACCCAAAAAACTGCAACCTTTTAACATTTGAGGGAGTATTGGTTGGTTCCCACCCCATATCAATAGTGCAGATGTACATGCCATTTTTAGCAGTTGTGTAACCGCAATGAGTGACTGTTCTATGAGAAATGGAGGGGGGGGAGGATTATGTGCATAGGTATTTTACTGCTTGTCTGCTGGAGCCATAGTATGTGGAGCCAtcccagcagggccgccattagggggacacagggggcccggcagtgctgagcTTTTCAAAAGAGCCGAGCCCCTCCttgacagaaatttttttttttaaacccagacTGCATacaggtccagactggcaatctgtgggttttggcaaatgccagagggtgccatagaaaatcactatttagggggctgtttgggtctctgtgtacctgaaataccagggcctattttaattctcagtccggacctgcccgcatacttacccacttCCGCTACCtaacccacaagtaccttatctgcaacccgatctGCGACCCACTAACCATCATGAAACTGGTGCTGtcgttgtaaaccggaagtgacctcattggaagtaggcgtgatcagaaaaaaaggagtaaaactcgctattgagaagaaccGCCGACCCATGTCTATACTCACtcccggaacttctacctgcaacccacagggtactgcaggttatgcgggtacctgacctgctgcaggactccaTGGGGTGGGgggtgtggtcttttaactgtgatttgGAGTGGGCCCtgaattttgttgtatggggccctgtgatttctaacggCAGCCCTGCATTCCAGCTCCCTCATGGGATAGTTCTATAACCTCTTCCCTTGCAGTAAAGAAGCCATTTTTACATCAGATGTGCCCTAGACCACACCAGCGACTCTCTTGTAAGGGTATTGCAGCACCAGGCAAGGTTTACGGGAGTTGAGAAGTTATGGCAGTTTTCAGTCCCAGCTGCTCCTCAGTTGCTGTTTGAGTCACTAACCCTCTTGATAGAATCTGGCTGGGAAATGGGTAGGGGGGGTTATAACAGAACTGAGTGTTCCATTTTATTCCAGGACCAAAGTGCCCCGTAAAGAAGGAGGTTTGGGGCCTGTTAATATACCCCTGGTGTCTGACCTGACCCATTCTATTGCAAAGGATTACGGTGTCCTGAAAGAAGAGGATGGAGTTGCATACAGGTGAGTGAGGTGCATGTAATGCTGAGAAGGGTGGAGCTGTGGGAATAAACACTGCCCTAGTCTCATACTCTTCATAGGTGTCGCATGCTTTAATTAGTGAAGTCTTGGTTTTTCAGAGGCCTCTTCATTATTGATGGGAAAGGGATCCTTCGTCAGATCACTATTAACGACCTTCCTGTTGGTCGCTCTGTGGATGAGACATTGCGTCTGGTGCAGGCGTTCCAATACACCGATGTACATGGAGAGGGTAAGGAACGAGCAATCTGGGTTTACTGTCTGGATTTTTGTATCTCCTCCTACTAATGTCTTCAATTCAGTTTCCTTTTGTTCTCAAATCCACCGGAAATGGTCTTTGGCATCTTCCCACTATTAACTATAAGGATGGCTGAATATGGCATGCTGGGATTAGTCGCTAGTTAGGAGGGGCTGGTTACTGCCATCTTCCTTCCGAGCAATCAAAGCATTGTATCCGTTCCCTAATGTGTAAAGAATCTGGGTAAATTACAGGAACAAGGAATGGTTTGGATATTGTGCcttgtattaaagggaaagttcgcTTACATTAACATCGTATTATGCCCCTCCACTGGCGGAAGGAAAAAGCGTCCGCTGGTGATCTAGCCCTGTAGATTAATCTTCCGAAGCTGTCCCCTGAGTAGATCAGAGGAATCTAGTGCTGGCATGAAGACAAAGCTGCCCAATCATGGGGCATAGGTGACTTTGTACAAGGAGGTTGGTATAGGTGCAGTGTCTgtgcaacatagtaagttaggttgaaaaaagacactcttccatcaagttcaactgtttaagtctatatataacctgcctaactgccagttgatccagaggaaagcaaaaaaaacccatctgaagcctctccaatttgcctcaggggggggaaaatctttcctgactccaatatgaccagtccctggatcaacttgtactttgagccatctcccatatccctgtattccctcacttgcttaacaCCATCAAACCcttcttaaaagagaattcaaacATTTCgcaaaaaaccctaacccccagCCTAGCCATTTCCATCCATTtcgttgcatgcgcagttgttgaaaaccagtaaattgctccaactgcacatgtgccggtctcattctcagattgaTGAAGGcccggttgaattctcctttaaaggaacagttcagtgtaaaaataaaaactgggtaaatagataggctgtgcaaaataaaaaaatgtatctaatataattagttagccaaaaatgtaatgtataaaggctggagtgactggaggtgtaacataatagccagaaaaccaAAAGGAGGAACCAGCACACAGGAGCACGTGTGAACATCAGTGATGCACAACGTTTGGCCAGCGAGTGTGCTCACATCGTTACTAcaagtaacataataaccagaacactacttcctgcttttcagctctctaactccgagttagtcagtgactgtaagggggcccacatgggacataactgttcagtgagtttgcaattgatcctcagcattcagttcagattcaaaagcaacagttatgacccatgtggccccccctcaagtgtgtgattggttactgcctggtaaccagtcagtgtaaaccaagagagctgcaaagcaggaagtagtgttctggctattatgttacacatccagtcactccagcctttatacattacatttttgcctaactaactatattagaaacattttttattttgcacagcctatttacccagtttttatactgaacaattcctttaaagctatctactGCATGAGCCAGTATGagagattcagggagagaatttcaaaTCTTTACAgctcactgtaaaataaaaaaaccttccaaATCAGAGATTTAACCCTGTCCCTCCTTGTTTGCAGTGTGTCCAGCAGGATGGAAGCCCGGCAGCAGCACCATTAAGCCCAATGTAAAAGACAGCAAGGAGTTCTTCTCTAAAGAATACTAATGGCTGATCCAGCTCACAAGGAGACCAATGATCTTCTGCAATGAACGTGCACTGACATCATCACTGTCCAAACTGACACTCCCAGCACTTATTCCTAATCTTAATTAAAAAGTCCTAAGAAAAAAAGTGTATGCGTTGTCATTCAGACATGGGCATTTGTACCCATGATTGGTAGCAGATATATAGGGATGTAACTATAGAGCAAGCAGACTTTGTGgttgcaggaggtataggggccctatgagcccctaattcatgtacaataaagataaaacaaaataatttgctgtaggacccagtaatatctagctaCACACCTGCAAATATAAACTGTACTCTATaggcccctatttttttttttttttttttacttgtaggaggGACCCTAGCCCAACGGATTTTTAatgcccatgtttgtgtggcttctTGGTGTGTATGGGGTCTCTAGGTTGGGGCCTACGGTGGTGGGCGGGTTCCAGAAATTTGTTTTACAGGGGCCCGTGATTTCCGATGGCCCTGGTCTCCGTGTcaaacattttggggggggggggggggggagaagaaggGAAGCTAATTGCACCACTACAGGGGTTAACTGTCCTAACATGAACTCATGCAGCTCATTCTTTACCAGCGAAAGGCAGCATTTTGCTTAGTTTGATGAGAATGAGACCAGTGAAggcaagtttccctttaaactaaGTCCagtggtgggaaactgaccagcaggtggtgctgttgtaccAAAACTCATtgatacagtacatgtatcctttaatatcttggaattaaaaatataaatagtgaatgtacattgcaaaaagtgtttagaatagtcacttatttttaagtgttacttatcctttaaaaagaaaaggaaaaaatttggGACCATTCCTTTCACTGATAATGATAACCAAAATTCATCTATATTGAGATTATGATCAATCTCATGAATTTCTTGGGAATCCAATTCCAAAGGACCCGGCATCTATATTTGAGCTCCACTTGAATAAGCCTCTCTTGCAGTCTCTTTCTTTAACAGAACTTTCTACTTAGTGCTGGGAAAATGCTCAGACTGCTATACTGAATCACAAAGCATTTGTACCATTAGGGACTGGCTCATAATTCAAGAGGAGTTATTCTCTATAACAGTAGAGTAAACAGGCAAACTTACTGCATGTCAGTTTAGACTGATTatctttaaatgggtggttcacttttaagggcagagacagactgggagattagttgcccggcaacaaatcgtctcttcttcagccgactaatctccccaaactgcctccccaccggatAGAATCTAAatggccggcgggatggcacttcatTTTtttgaagtcgcctgaagtttccgatctgagtgccatcccgccagtgatttagattccaGCTGactgagggagattagtcgcccaaaaaagaggcaatttgtcgccgggcgactaaatctcagcgaatcttcttgtctgtctctacCCTAAACTTAGTATATTccaaaatggctaattctaagcatcttcaACTGGTcctcatttgtagttttttaatggtttgcctttttcttctgacttccaatgggggtcacggaaccccgtctaaaaacacatgctctgtatggctacaaatctattcttagtgctactttttattacttgtctttataGTCAGgcctctctattcatattccagtctcttattcaaatcaatgcatggttgctaggggaattgggaccatAGCCACCAGTTTGCTGAAAatgtaaactgaagagctgctgaataaaaagctaaataactcaaaaaccacaaataataaaaaatgaaacctaaCTTGACTCTCTACAATACATCATATTGAAAGTTGAAACCCCtggctacttaaagggatactgtcatgggaaaaacatttttttttcaaaatgaatcagttaatagtgctgcttcagcagaattctgcactgaaatccatttctcaaaagagcaaactgatttttttatattcaattttgaaatctgacatggggctagacatattgtcaatttctcagctgccccaagtcatgtgacttgtgctctgataaacttcaatcactctttactgctgtactgtaagttggagtgatatcatccccctcccttccccccccagcagtcaaacaaaagaacaatggaaaggtaaccagataacagctccctaacacaagataacagctgcctgttagatctaagtacaacactcaatagtgaaaactcatgtcccactaagacacattcagttacattgagaaggaaaaacagcagcctgccagaaagcatttctctcctaaagtgcaggcacaagtcacatgaccaggggcagctgggaaaattgacaaaatgtctagccccatgtcagatttccaaattgaatataaaaaaaatctgtttgctcttttgagaaatggatttcagtgcaaaattctgcagcactattaactggtgcgttttgaaaaaaacatgttttccgatgaccggaTCCTTTTAAGGCCTCTGGGCAAATTACATGACCCGGctcctcttttttttcttattgttccCTTGCTTTCTCCCCTTTCACCCTTAAAACCTCTTCATATCTCTGTTTTCGGCCCTTCATCACCACCCCagaccctccttcctcccccttACCATCAtcctcatttaaaggaacagttcagtgtgaaaataaaaactgggtaaataggctgtgcaaaataaaacatgtttctaatatagttagttggaaaccaagagagccgaaaagcaggaagtaatgttctggctattatgttagacatccagtcactccagcctttatacattacatttttggctaactaattatattagatacattttttattttgcacagactatctatttacccagtttttatttttatactgaacaattcctttaactcctAATTAAATCTGttgcaaaatgtatttgtttaaacaTTTACACACGTAAATGTTTGTACCATGTTTACTTCCAGTTAACCTTGTGCTTTCTCTTTTTGACATATTCAATAAAAATTCAAtgataaaataatggcaaatagaaagaaaacaggacgactaaaggtggccatagacgcacagataatatcgtacgaaacaaattttcgtccgatattcattgcgtgtatggtggaaaaagagccgaccgatatcggcagaagacttggatgttggtcggctcgtcgatcgggctggacggaaaattttgatctggcgcctttgaagggacccaaacatcggccattgttagtgctgaatcgtcagatacaggtagaattctattgtttctctctgtatatttgcctgtatatctgacgattcagctctacacgtgtgtattgaaacgaacgatctttcttggaaacatcttttccaagaaag
Above is a genomic segment from Xenopus laevis strain J_2021 chromosome 3L, Xenopus_laevis_v10.1, whole genome shotgun sequence containing:
- the prdx2.L gene encoding peroxiredoxin 2 L homeolog (The RefSeq protein has 1 substitution compared to this genomic sequence); the protein is MACPVRAVKTHIGKPSPAFQATALVNGEFKEIQLSDYLGKYVVLFFYPLDFTFVCPTEIIAFSNHAEDFKKINCQLIAVSVDSQFTHLAWTKVPRKEGGLGPVNIPLVSDLTHSIAKDYGVLKEEDGVAYRGLFIIDGKGILRQITINDLPVGRSVDETLRLVQAFQYTDVHGEVCPAGWKPGSSIIKPNVKDSKEFFSKEY